A single Chloroflexota bacterium DNA region contains:
- the cimA gene encoding citramalate synthase has translation MTDFRPPIQLYDTTLRDGTQGEGINFSCDDKLRISRRLDALGIHYIEGGWPGSNPKDIEFFQRARQELNLKNARVAAFGSTCRAGKDPADDPQIRLLVDAAMPVITIFGKTWDLHVHKVIRTTLDENLRMVGASTAYLKDFCEEFIYDAEHFFDGYKANPDYALATLKAAADNGADSLVLCDTNGGTLYWEVGEIVEVVRGYLGKIGYSGVLGIHTHNDSDVGVAAALEGIRRGCTHVQGTINGYGERCGNSNLTSIIANLKLKIGIDCVSDEQLTSLSEAAHFVAEMANLQPPAHTAFVGRSAFAHKGGTHVNAVVKVERSYQHIDPALVGNQKRVVVSELSGKDNIAVKRAEFGLDGLGLDQERRVLMRIKELENQGYAFEGADGSVALLLRRLQDGYEPPFDLLRYRVSVDHQNGQGLTDATGGEVDLFAIFAQATVKVRVAGRVIHTVAEGNGPVNALDAALRKALLEFYPELAEVHLVDYKVRILDSHAATGAVVRVLIGSTDGQHRWSTVGANTNIIEASWQALVDSVEYALLGLNRAESKTDQVSRVSVVEALPA, from the coding sequence TTGACTGACTTTCGACCACCGATTCAACTTTATGATACGACCTTGCGGGATGGTACCCAGGGTGAAGGGATCAATTTTAGCTGCGACGATAAGCTGCGCATCAGCAGGCGCCTCGACGCGCTGGGCATCCATTACATCGAAGGCGGCTGGCCCGGTTCAAACCCGAAGGACATCGAGTTCTTTCAGCGGGCCAGACAGGAGCTGAACCTGAAGAATGCACGGGTTGCCGCTTTTGGAAGTACCTGCCGGGCAGGCAAGGATCCAGCTGACGATCCCCAGATTCGCCTTCTGGTAGATGCCGCAATGCCCGTGATTACGATTTTCGGCAAGACCTGGGATCTCCATGTGCACAAGGTGATAAGAACAACGCTGGATGAGAACTTGCGCATGGTGGGCGCCAGCACGGCCTATTTGAAGGATTTTTGTGAGGAGTTCATCTATGACGCCGAGCATTTTTTCGATGGCTACAAGGCCAACCCCGACTATGCGCTGGCGACACTGAAGGCTGCCGCCGATAACGGCGCCGACTCACTGGTCCTCTGTGACACCAATGGTGGCACACTCTATTGGGAAGTTGGCGAGATTGTGGAGGTCGTCCGTGGTTACCTCGGGAAGATCGGTTACTCCGGAGTCCTGGGTATCCATACCCACAACGATAGCGACGTTGGCGTGGCCGCCGCCCTGGAGGGCATCCGGCGAGGCTGCACCCACGTCCAGGGGACGATCAATGGCTACGGGGAACGCTGTGGCAACAGCAATCTGACCAGTATCATTGCCAATCTGAAGCTAAAAATAGGCATCGATTGTGTTAGCGACGAGCAGCTCACCAGTTTAAGCGAGGCGGCTCATTTTGTGGCGGAAATGGCCAACCTGCAGCCGCCGGCCCATACAGCTTTTGTCGGACGCTCGGCCTTTGCCCACAAGGGTGGCACCCACGTTAATGCAGTCGTCAAGGTGGAACGCAGTTACCAGCACATTGACCCGGCACTGGTCGGCAACCAGAAACGCGTCGTCGTGAGTGAGTTGAGCGGCAAGGATAATATCGCTGTCAAAAGAGCCGAGTTTGGCCTCGATGGGCTCGGACTCGATCAGGAGCGGCGAGTTCTCATGCGCATCAAGGAACTGGAGAATCAAGGATATGCTTTCGAGGGCGCGGATGGTTCGGTTGCCCTTCTGCTCCGGCGGCTACAGGATGGTTACGAGCCTCCGTTTGACCTGCTGCGTTATCGGGTAAGTGTCGATCACCAAAATGGCCAGGGGTTGACCGATGCAACCGGTGGCGAGGTCGATCTCTTTGCCATTTTTGCTCAGGCCACGGTCAAGGTGCGGGTTGCCGGTCGGGTGATCCATACTGTCGCTGAGGGCAATGGTCCGGTCAATGCACTGGATGCGGCTTTGCGCAAGGCTTTGCTGGAGTTCTATCCTGAGCTGGCAGAGGTGCATCTTGTCGACTACAAGGTACGTATTCTGGACAGCCACGCCGCTACAGGTGCAGTTGTTCGGGTGCTGATTGGCTCCACCGATGGACAACATCGCTGGAGCACCGTCGGCGCCAATACCAATATCATTGAAGCCAGTTGGCAGGCGCTGGTCGACAGTGTTGAGTATGCGTTGCTGGGCCTGAATCGAGCAGAATCGAAAACCGATCAGGTTTCCAGGGTTTCGGTGGTGGAAGCCCTTCCCGCCTGA
- a CDS encoding sigma-70 family RNA polymerase sigma factor — translation MAEEKTQEIEHTEQNDALNELLENASAQGFITYDEILEALPEIEERLDVLEDLFARLRELDIPVQDQSGDSEEEAKSPPTRPTSAKGEDDLTLARDAVDLYFRQMGAHPLLTADEEKLLATRVVSGKEAGIRLDADPDFTSSEESEMRAAVVLGQQARRRMIESNSRLVISVAKRYIGHGVPFLDLIQEGNLGLMRAVDKFDPERGYKFSTYATWWIRQAVSRAVSDQGRTIRLPVHMSEKLLKLRRTSQEMEQSLGREPTPEELALALELPAERVHRYLRTAVRPLSLEQPVGEEEESTLGQFIEDDDSPEPSERAEQALLRERLNDLLDTLQPREERILRLRYGLLDGHTYTLQEVGEMFGLTRERIRQIEQEALARLRHPSRSRQLRDYL, via the coding sequence ATGGCCGAAGAAAAAACGCAAGAAATCGAACATACCGAACAAAATGATGCGCTCAACGAACTCCTTGAGAATGCATCTGCTCAAGGCTTCATCACCTATGATGAGATCTTAGAAGCGCTGCCCGAAATCGAAGAGCGGCTTGATGTCCTGGAAGATCTGTTTGCTCGGTTGCGAGAGCTGGACATTCCTGTTCAAGATCAGTCTGGAGATAGCGAAGAGGAGGCTAAATCACCTCCTACCAGACCAACATCAGCCAAAGGTGAAGATGATCTCACACTGGCGCGAGATGCTGTGGATCTCTATTTCCGTCAGATGGGCGCACATCCACTGCTAACGGCCGACGAAGAGAAGTTACTGGCAACCCGTGTTGTTTCTGGCAAGGAGGCAGGAATCCGCCTCGACGCCGATCCAGACTTCACATCGAGCGAAGAGTCGGAGATGAGGGCAGCTGTGGTTCTGGGACAGCAAGCTCGTCGACGCATGATCGAATCCAACAGCCGGCTTGTCATCAGTGTTGCCAAAAGATATATCGGCCATGGTGTTCCCTTTCTCGACTTGATCCAGGAAGGCAACCTGGGCTTGATGCGAGCCGTTGACAAATTCGATCCGGAGCGGGGCTACAAGTTCAGCACCTACGCCACATGGTGGATCCGCCAGGCGGTCAGTCGAGCTGTATCAGACCAGGGACGAACCATTCGATTGCCCGTTCACATGAGCGAGAAGTTGCTCAAATTACGACGCACGAGCCAGGAAATGGAGCAGTCCCTGGGGCGTGAGCCTACGCCTGAAGAACTCGCTTTGGCCCTTGAACTGCCGGCGGAACGGGTACATCGCTACCTCCGAACTGCTGTACGCCCCCTTTCTCTGGAGCAACCTGTCGGAGAGGAAGAGGAGAGTACTCTGGGGCAATTCATCGAGGACGATGATAGCCCGGAGCCGTCGGAGCGCGCCGAACAGGCCCTTCTGCGAGAAAGACTTAACGACCTGCTCGATACCCTGCAGCCGCGCGAGGAGCGTATTCTGCGCCTGCGCTACGGACTGCTGGATGGTCATACCTATACCCTACAGGAAGTCGGCGAGATGTTCGGATTGACTCGGGAACGAATTCGGCAGATTGAACAGGAAGCCCTCGCCCGGCTACGGCACCCCAGCCGAAGCCGGCAGTTGCGAGATTATCTATAG
- a CDS encoding TraR/DksA C4-type zinc finger protein produces MRNDPQEQLQKELKETREQLVTLDRQLRHRPDFGLGVGSPEIATWEMNLSRRAALRKRITEIEEALARSDSGQYGICEACGKGIDPERLKILPHTKRCVRCANIPQGTWFSRPRKEAV; encoded by the coding sequence GTGCGCAATGACCCACAAGAGCAACTTCAGAAGGAATTGAAGGAAACAAGAGAGCAACTGGTGACGCTCGACAGACAACTCCGGCACCGACCGGATTTCGGTCTCGGTGTAGGTAGTCCCGAAATTGCCACTTGGGAAATGAATCTGTCACGGCGCGCCGCGTTGCGCAAGAGAATCACTGAAATCGAGGAGGCACTCGCGCGAAGTGACAGTGGCCAGTACGGCATATGTGAAGCCTGTGGAAAGGGCATCGATCCTGAACGGTTGAAGATCCTGCCACATACCAAACGCTGTGTCCGCTGCGCAAACATACCGCAAGGCACATGGTTTTCAAGGCCTCGTAAAGAGGCAGTTTGA
- a CDS encoding S1 RNA-binding domain-containing protein, with protein sequence MTDVESAVTQETLEQQEQEQPVAASSSRKKKKKVRTLPRKRVVRVLSVGMEVNGKVKRISDFGAFVGIGVGRDGLLHISQLSTGRVHKVSDVVKEGDEVTVWIKDLDREKNRISLTMIPPGTKTISDLAAGELVNGTVTRLTNYGAFIDIGLDRDALLHVKEMSEGYVAKPEDVVKVGEEVEVRIIGVDQRRGRVDLSLKGLRPAAEGSGSTDYELVPASVDDIDEDIPSLMELAFRQAVDGGEILDDYVQLDNNRKRGRKSRRSAQSDIIDRTLRYHEERG encoded by the coding sequence GTGACAGATGTTGAAAGCGCTGTGACCCAGGAGACCCTGGAGCAGCAAGAACAAGAGCAGCCGGTAGCAGCGTCATCTTCCAGAAAGAAAAAGAAGAAAGTTCGAACCTTGCCCCGCAAGCGCGTTGTACGCGTCTTAAGTGTTGGCATGGAGGTGAACGGGAAAGTTAAGCGCATCTCCGATTTCGGTGCCTTCGTGGGCATTGGTGTCGGCCGCGATGGGCTCCTGCATATCTCTCAATTGTCCACTGGTCGGGTACACAAAGTCAGTGACGTCGTGAAGGAGGGCGATGAGGTGACGGTTTGGATCAAGGATCTGGACCGTGAGAAAAACCGCATCAGTCTCACCATGATCCCGCCGGGCACCAAGACGATAAGCGATTTGGCAGCCGGTGAATTGGTAAACGGAACGGTCACCAGACTCACCAACTATGGCGCTTTCATAGACATCGGCCTTGATCGCGACGCGTTGTTGCACGTCAAGGAGATGTCAGAGGGATACGTTGCCAAACCCGAGGATGTTGTCAAGGTTGGAGAAGAGGTTGAAGTCCGGATAATCGGTGTCGACCAGCGCCGCGGGCGTGTTGACCTGAGTCTCAAAGGACTGCGGCCTGCCGCCGAGGGTTCCGGATCCACTGATTACGAGTTAGTGCCGGCTTCCGTCGATGATATCGACGAAGACATTCCATCCCTGATGGAATTGGCGTTCCGCCAGGCCGTCGACGGCGGTGAGATCCTGGATGATTACGTTCAGTTAGATAATAATCGCAAGCGAGGCCGGAAGAGTCGTCGTTCTGCTCAAAGTGACATTATCGATCGCACTCTGCGCTACCATGAGGAACGCGGCTAA
- the ilvD gene encoding dihydroxy-acid dehydratase: protein MRSDQIKRGIERAPHRSLLKATGVSDADMEKPFIAIANSYVDIVPGHVHLQAFGEIVREAIREAGGVPFMFNTIGVDDGIAMGHLGMKYSLPSRELIADSVETMVAAHCFDGMICIPNCDKITPGMLMGAMRVDVPTIFVSGGPMKAGVTSTGKVVDLISVFEGVGAVQSGTMTPAELKEIEDVACPTCGSCSGLFTANSMNCLCEALGIALPGNGTILAVDPRREELARAAAHQLMKLIEWDLTPRKIVTADAIDNAMALDVAMGGSTNTVLHVLAIAREAGVNYPLERMNEVSARTPTLCKVSPSSTYHVEDVERAGGISAILAELAEKPGTLHLEALTVTGKTLGETISGSRSTDTDCIRGLDNPYSLNGGLAILFGNLAPEGGVVKTAGVLPEMMNHTGPAVIFESQEEAVAGIRAEEVNAGDVVVIRYEGPKGGPGMQEMLAPTSFLMGQGLGSAVALVTDGRFSGGTRGACVGHVSPEAAAGGPLALVQPGDLITVDIRNRRLSLHVSDEELEKRRARWKPFEREGIPSYLRKYAKLVTGGSQGAVLTW, encoded by the coding sequence ATGCGGTCTGATCAGATCAAGCGTGGCATCGAACGGGCACCCCATCGATCGCTGTTGAAGGCAACGGGCGTTTCTGACGCCGATATGGAAAAACCCTTCATTGCGATCGCCAATTCCTACGTTGATATCGTGCCGGGGCACGTGCATCTTCAGGCCTTTGGTGAGATTGTCAGGGAGGCGATCCGCGAGGCAGGTGGTGTACCATTCATGTTCAATACCATCGGCGTGGACGACGGTATTGCGATGGGCCACCTTGGCATGAAATACAGTCTGCCCAGCCGGGAGTTGATCGCCGACTCGGTGGAAACCATGGTGGCTGCCCACTGCTTTGATGGCATGATCTGTATTCCAAATTGCGACAAGATCACGCCCGGAATGTTGATGGGAGCGATGCGGGTTGATGTGCCCACTATCTTCGTCAGCGGCGGGCCGATGAAGGCCGGTGTGACATCAACGGGAAAGGTGGTTGACCTGATTTCAGTCTTCGAAGGGGTGGGTGCCGTGCAGAGTGGCACTATGACGCCGGCGGAGTTAAAAGAAATCGAAGATGTTGCCTGTCCCACCTGCGGATCCTGTTCAGGGCTTTTTACAGCCAATTCGATGAATTGCCTCTGTGAGGCATTGGGCATTGCCTTGCCCGGAAATGGCACTATTCTGGCCGTGGATCCTCGTCGCGAAGAGCTTGCCAGGGCCGCAGCCCATCAGCTCATGAAGTTGATTGAGTGGGATCTGACGCCGCGCAAGATTGTAACGGCGGATGCCATTGACAATGCGATGGCTCTGGATGTGGCTATGGGTGGTAGTACGAATACGGTGTTGCATGTGCTTGCCATCGCCCGGGAAGCGGGGGTCAACTACCCGCTGGAACGCATGAATGAGGTCAGCGCACGCACGCCCACTTTGTGCAAGGTCAGTCCCTCGAGTACCTATCACGTTGAGGATGTGGAACGAGCCGGAGGGATCAGCGCGATTCTGGCAGAGCTTGCCGAGAAGCCAGGCACTCTACATCTGGAGGCTTTGACCGTCACGGGCAAGACCCTGGGCGAAACCATATCCGGCAGCCGATCGACCGATACTGACTGCATTCGCGGCCTGGATAATCCGTACAGCCTGAATGGTGGCCTGGCTATACTCTTTGGCAACCTGGCGCCCGAGGGCGGCGTGGTGAAAACGGCTGGCGTGCTGCCAGAGATGATGAACCATACTGGTCCTGCCGTGATCTTCGAGAGTCAGGAAGAAGCGGTGGCTGGCATCCGGGCGGAAGAAGTCAACGCGGGTGACGTGGTCGTGATTCGCTACGAGGGCCCCAAGGGAGGACCCGGCATGCAGGAGATGCTGGCGCCTACCTCTTTTCTGATGGGGCAAGGTTTGGGCAGCGCTGTGGCTTTGGTGACCGATGGGCGTTTTAGCGGCGGCACACGGGGCGCCTGTGTGGGACACGTGTCACCGGAGGCGGCAGCTGGTGGTCCTCTTGCTCTGGTTCAGCCTGGGGACCTGATTACCGTTGACATCAGGAACCGCCGTTTGTCGTTGCATGTGTCTGATGAAGAGTTGGAAAAACGCCGGGCCAGGTGGAAGCCCTTCGAGCGGGAGGGCATTCCCAGCTATCTGCGGAAATATGCAAAACTGGTGACCGGCGGCAGCCAGGGCGCTGTCCTGACCTGGTAG
- the leuB gene encoding 3-isopropylmalate dehydrogenase codes for MKARITVLPGDGVGPEVTAEAVNILEAVGQIYGHKFQFDQALLGGCAIDQTGQPLPLETLGLCQAGDAVLLGAVGGPRWSDPTAAVRPEQGLLGLRKQLGLFANLRPVKLTPSLLHCSTIKPEVLAGVDLLVVRELTGGIYFGPRLESEAVTGRGEAFDTMLYHRQEIERVARVAAEAAQARRRSLASVDKANVLASSRLWRQVVTGVIESEYPELSLEHVLVDAMAMHLIRRPAAFDVVLAGNLFGDIITDEASMLAGSLGLLPSASVGKDLNRLDLPRGLYEPIHGSAPDIAGQGIANPLAAILSAAMLLRHSLGLDAEAGAVEAAVAAVLDQGLRTIDIGELNASVVGSAAMGEAVCNAVTEGRRGH; via the coding sequence TTGAAGGCAAGAATCACTGTGCTGCCCGGTGACGGGGTCGGACCGGAGGTGACAGCCGAGGCGGTCAATATACTGGAAGCCGTCGGTCAGATCTATGGGCATAAGTTCCAGTTCGACCAGGCCTTATTGGGAGGCTGTGCCATCGACCAGACGGGCCAGCCGTTGCCGCTCGAGACCTTGGGTTTATGCCAGGCGGGCGACGCGGTCCTGCTTGGCGCGGTCGGAGGGCCAAGGTGGAGCGACCCAACAGCGGCAGTGCGGCCTGAACAGGGTTTGCTTGGGCTGCGAAAACAACTTGGCCTGTTCGCCAATTTACGCCCGGTTAAGCTGACGCCCTCCTTGCTGCATTGCTCGACGATCAAACCTGAGGTGCTTGCGGGAGTCGATCTCCTGGTCGTTCGGGAGTTGACAGGAGGAATCTATTTCGGGCCCCGCCTGGAATCTGAGGCTGTCACCGGGCGCGGGGAGGCCTTCGACACCATGCTCTATCACCGGCAGGAGATCGAGCGAGTGGCGCGGGTGGCGGCCGAGGCGGCCCAGGCCCGGCGAAGGTCTCTGGCTTCGGTAGATAAGGCAAACGTTCTGGCCAGCTCTCGCCTCTGGCGGCAGGTCGTCACCGGCGTGATCGAGTCGGAATACCCCGAACTATCCCTGGAGCATGTATTGGTCGATGCCATGGCGATGCACTTGATCCGGCGGCCTGCTGCATTTGATGTCGTGCTGGCAGGCAACCTTTTCGGAGACATTATCACCGATGAGGCCAGTATGTTGGCCGGAAGTTTGGGCCTGCTGCCCAGCGCCAGCGTTGGAAAAGATCTCAATCGGTTAGATCTTCCGCGGGGATTGTATGAACCTATCCACGGATCGGCGCCCGATATCGCCGGGCAGGGCATTGCCAATCCGCTGGCAGCCATCCTCAGTGCCGCCATGTTGCTGCGCCATTCCCTGGGATTGGATGCAGAGGCCGGGGCGGTCGAGGCTGCCGTGGCGGCGGTGTTGGACCAGGGTCTCAGGACCATCGACATCGGCGAGCTAAATGCTTCTGTGGTAGGCAGCGCTGCCATGGGTGAGGCGGTGTGCAACGCTGTGACTGAAGGGAGAAGAGGACATTGA
- a CDS encoding HAD family hydrolase, whose translation MTIAAFFDMDRTLLTDSSSLLWMRYMRQRGELPLSAVLRFSGLMARYKMGCLNMVKTSRALAKELEGEREVDRVTATGQWFRDQVVDYVAAEGRRWLDAHRRLGHRVVIITGSPVYTANELAGHLGIAGEDVLGTRFRVVNGYFTGHMVDPMCYGEGKRVIAEAYAGKHGVDLESSYFYTDSVSDLPLLERVGFPVAVNPDPALRRQAEGKGWSIQRFY comes from the coding sequence GTGACCATCGCCGCTTTTTTCGATATGGACAGGACCCTGCTGACCGATAGTTCATCACTGCTCTGGATGCGCTACATGCGTCAGCGCGGGGAGTTACCGCTCTCTGCTGTGTTACGCTTCTCGGGTTTGATGGCCCGCTACAAGATGGGATGTCTGAACATGGTGAAGACGTCCCGGGCTTTAGCCAAAGAACTTGAGGGGGAGCGGGAAGTGGATCGCGTGACTGCCACGGGGCAATGGTTTCGTGATCAGGTGGTCGACTACGTTGCCGCGGAAGGGCGTCGCTGGCTTGATGCCCATCGTCGTTTAGGCCATCGGGTGGTGATCATTACCGGCTCACCTGTTTATACCGCCAATGAACTGGCCGGCCATCTGGGCATTGCCGGAGAAGATGTGCTGGGGACCCGTTTTCGCGTAGTCAATGGCTATTTCACTGGGCATATGGTGGATCCAATGTGCTACGGCGAGGGAAAACGGGTGATTGCTGAAGCCTATGCCGGCAAGCATGGCGTTGATTTGGAGTCCAGCTACTTCTATACCGACAGTGTTTCCGATCTTCCCTTGCTGGAACGGGTAGGTTTCCCGGTGGCGGTCAATCCAGATCCTGCATTGCGGCGCCAGGCAGAGGGCAAGGGATGGTCGATTCAGCGATTTTACTGA